The following coding sequences are from one Natronorubrum halophilum window:
- a CDS encoding PD-(D/E)XK nuclease family protein, whose product MSIKRSKPIDRLYEEISRCDLVVVPDAPLASALNRRLERSHFGPFAITPRRLAARRRETAEDRLAFLEVIEQTDLSWKQAAYAIGNVLQCWEHQGNPNAILEYEAFDTPATRAVIDCISPLETTSRKLTDYRIDHEEYESIAVVGESQLTNLERSILPEEYTAIDRFCDESFELPPLRIFDSPAAIVDAILDTVTAENAEDVAVVLDAGSEYSALVESAFEAAEIPFYGGPDFVDAQDHRGFIQLLRCTVAGSDTRIGTVKPLLTCLGSTVDVEHDEKRLFEVDDPELEWLCEFCTRASTLTIGDALEAYEDRAACTLDAFREELERLGLAEEQLTEVVIDRLTFYLQTYDVPIDRENDGVLLADAKSASFVDRPVVFYLGLDENWTHDSPRRPWVDRDYEFERNIDQFQSLLQNGAEQYYLVQDTAGGSPVTPCLYFEELLADEFDRFSDLESIRHSRTFRPTHEGFEKESVDVSTKTVSTLSQSSLNTYANSPRDYFFGRLVDGPDKDYFAEGNLFHDFAEFVVNHPGFVDEDVIEEIAGVMLEETQAFHRDVDLGTRRTEYRIGLETIVEYLEAHAPSETDFLTPASGWGQNFFEDYFDRSVDSPVTERWFEDEDIGVKGKIDLIQSPISLLDFKSGRKKSASQVTKHAALEPPSDQPNFQALLYLTYYRHQQPDEQLEFTFFHFLETLDDVITGGGNLADCLTTIMYHPIPFDEFVQSRAVFEALCEEASNACNKTFSKSSYDVYRTVLDRHQIPRTRDADEMADSSFGQALTEQLIADVGDYKYVTKGCVQAFRFLCGYRTESYFAEDIDEFERFVDEQLEELNRYRRGDARFPVNGRAGEPNYRYVDHRDLILTDDRTIRGNEQTTGNTDEWTADDEREINGDRTDEPVDAAVRGANR is encoded by the coding sequence GTGTCAATCAAACGGTCGAAACCGATCGATCGGCTGTACGAGGAGATCTCCAGGTGCGACCTCGTCGTCGTTCCCGATGCACCACTCGCGAGCGCGCTCAACCGCCGTCTCGAGCGCTCCCATTTCGGGCCGTTCGCGATCACACCGCGACGACTCGCCGCCCGCCGTCGAGAGACAGCCGAAGATCGGCTGGCTTTTCTCGAGGTGATCGAACAAACCGACCTCAGCTGGAAACAGGCCGCCTATGCGATCGGGAACGTGTTGCAGTGCTGGGAGCACCAGGGCAATCCCAATGCGATTCTCGAGTACGAGGCGTTCGATACGCCGGCAACACGAGCCGTCATCGATTGCATCTCACCACTCGAGACGACCTCGCGAAAACTCACGGACTACCGTATCGACCACGAGGAATACGAGTCAATCGCCGTCGTCGGTGAGTCCCAGCTGACGAATCTCGAGCGATCGATCCTTCCCGAGGAGTACACCGCCATCGATCGGTTTTGCGACGAGTCGTTCGAGTTACCCCCGCTTCGAATCTTCGACTCGCCGGCAGCGATCGTCGACGCGATCCTCGATACGGTTACAGCGGAAAACGCCGAGGATGTCGCTGTCGTGCTCGATGCGGGTAGCGAGTATTCGGCGCTCGTCGAGTCCGCGTTCGAAGCTGCGGAGATCCCGTTCTATGGCGGGCCGGATTTCGTCGACGCGCAGGATCACCGTGGCTTCATCCAGTTGCTCCGGTGTACCGTCGCGGGCTCCGATACCCGTATTGGGACCGTAAAACCGTTACTGACCTGTCTCGGGTCGACAGTCGACGTCGAGCACGACGAAAAGCGCCTTTTCGAAGTTGACGACCCGGAACTCGAGTGGCTTTGTGAGTTCTGTACGCGAGCGTCGACGCTCACGATCGGTGACGCCTTGGAGGCGTACGAGGACCGAGCAGCATGCACACTGGATGCGTTCCGTGAGGAACTCGAGCGTCTCGGCCTCGCCGAGGAACAGCTCACCGAGGTGGTCATCGATCGACTCACGTTCTACCTCCAGACTTACGACGTCCCCATCGACCGAGAGAACGACGGCGTTCTGCTCGCAGATGCGAAATCGGCGTCGTTCGTCGATCGACCGGTCGTCTTCTATCTCGGCCTCGACGAGAACTGGACACACGATTCGCCACGACGCCCCTGGGTCGACCGTGACTACGAGTTTGAGCGTAATATCGACCAGTTCCAGTCGCTGCTCCAGAACGGAGCCGAGCAGTACTACCTCGTTCAGGATACCGCCGGCGGATCACCAGTGACGCCCTGTCTGTACTTCGAAGAACTCCTCGCAGACGAGTTCGACCGCTTTAGCGATCTCGAGTCGATTCGACACTCACGGACGTTTCGACCGACGCACGAGGGATTCGAGAAGGAGTCAGTTGACGTCTCCACGAAAACAGTGTCGACGCTCAGCCAGTCGAGTCTCAACACCTACGCGAACTCTCCGAGGGACTATTTCTTTGGACGACTCGTCGATGGGCCAGACAAGGATTACTTCGCCGAGGGGAACCTCTTCCATGACTTCGCAGAATTCGTCGTCAATCATCCGGGTTTCGTCGACGAGGACGTCATCGAGGAGATCGCCGGCGTCATGTTAGAGGAGACGCAGGCGTTCCATCGCGACGTCGATCTCGGCACCCGTCGCACGGAATACCGTATTGGCCTCGAGACGATCGTCGAGTATCTCGAAGCGCACGCCCCATCGGAGACGGACTTCCTTACGCCTGCGAGTGGCTGGGGCCAGAATTTCTTCGAGGACTATTTCGATCGGTCGGTCGATTCGCCGGTCACTGAACGGTGGTTCGAAGACGAGGATATCGGTGTCAAGGGAAAGATCGACCTGATTCAGTCGCCAATCTCCTTACTCGATTTCAAAAGTGGCAGAAAGAAGTCTGCCTCGCAGGTGACGAAACACGCAGCGCTCGAGCCACCCAGTGATCAGCCGAATTTTCAGGCGTTGCTCTATCTCACCTACTATCGGCATCAGCAACCGGACGAACAGCTTGAGTTCACCTTCTTCCACTTCCTCGAGACGCTCGATGACGTCATTACGGGCGGTGGCAACCTCGCAGATTGCCTCACGACGATTATGTATCATCCGATCCCATTCGACGAATTCGTGCAATCGCGAGCCGTCTTCGAAGCGTTGTGTGAGGAGGCGTCGAACGCCTGCAACAAGACGTTCTCCAAGAGCAGCTACGATGTGTATCGAACGGTTCTCGATAGACACCAGATTCCTCGAACTCGAGACGCCGACGAGATGGCGGATTCATCGTTCGGCCAGGCGCTCACTGAACAGCTGATTGCAGATGTTGGTGACTACAAGTACGTCACTAAAGGTTGTGTGCAGGCGTTCAGATTCCTCTGTGGGTATCGTACGGAGAGCTACTTCGCTGAGGATATCGACGAATTCGAACGGTTCGTCGACGAGCAACTCGAGGAACTGAATCGTTATCGTCGGGGCGACGCCCGCTTTCCCGTTAACGGCCGGGCAGGAGAACCGAATTATCGCTATGTAGACCACCGTGACCTGATTCTGACTGACGACCGTACGATTCGCGGTAACGAGCAGACGACTGGTAATACAGACGAGTGGACTGCCGATGATGAACGTGAAATCAATGGTGACCGCACCGACGAACCGGTCGACGCTGCGGTCCGGGGGGCGAATCGATGA